The Legionella jordanis genomic sequence ACATAGGGATGGCAACGAATTGCACCCTGGCCAAATATGATGAGGCTTCTAGTTAAGATATTCGCTCCCTCCACTGTGATGCCGATGGGGGTATTTTGAAAGCTTCGTCCAAGATAATTATTTGGCCCTAAGCAAATCCCTTTGCCACCATGGATATCCATGGCATCAAGGCCTACGCGGCGAGCTCGCTCAGTGCTGTGGTATTTTAAAATTGCTCCGGCCACAGAGGGCTTTGCTCCATGATCAATGGCGGCTGCAGTCATCGTTAACCCAGCATTAATTAGATAGGCATTTCCAGCAATCCTAGCCAAAGGTTCTTCAATTCCCTCAAAATTTGCGATGGGTTGGTTAAACTGTTTGCGAACTCTTGCGTATGCCCCACTTGCTAAAGCACCCGCTTGCGCCCCACCGTTTGCACTGGAAGGCAGGGAGATAGCCCGGCCTGCGCTTAGGCACTCCATGAGCATACGCCAGCCAGAACCAGCCATGTCAGCCCCTCCGATTAGAAAATCTATCGGAACAAAAACATCCTTACCCTGTGTAGGTCCATTTAAAAAACCGGTATTGAGCGGAAAATGCCGGCGGCCTTTTGTGACTCCTGGTGTATCTGCAGGAATTAAGGCGCAACTGATCCCAACATCAACACCTTTCCCTAGTATATTGTCCGGATCAAAAAGGCGGAACGCCAAACCAATCACCGTTGCAACGGGGCACAGAGTGATATAGCGTTTGTTCCAGTTCAACCGAATACCTAAAACTTCTTGGCCATTATATTCACCTCGGCAAACGATTCCCTTGTCCGGAATTGAAGCTGCGTCTGATCCTGCATTAGGGCCTGTTAAAGCAAAGCAAGGGATCTCCCGTCCATTTGCTAATCTCGGTAAATAATAGTCCTTCTGTTCCTGAGTACCGTATTTTAACAATAACTCAGCAGGGCCTAAGGAATTAGGAACTGAAATGGTGCTGCCTACCGTGATTGAACGACCATAAAGCCTTGACAAAATGCTAAACTGCGCTGTTGCGGAGAACTCCAAACCTCCATATTCCTTCGGGATAATCATACCCAAAAATCCGTTTTCTTTGATAAATTGCCACATTTCAGGAGGCATATCCGTGCGCACATGCGTTATGTCCCAATCATCTATCATGCGGCAAAGCTGGTTGACTGGACCATCCATGAAGGCTTGCTCTTCATCAGTCAAGCTCACAGTTGGAGCGTTTAGAAGTTTATTAAAATCAGGGGAACCACTGAATAAATCGCCCTCCCAACTCACCGTACCTGCTTCTAATGCCTCCCTCTCTGTAGCTGACATGGATGGTAGCGCTTTACGAACTTTGTTAAATAGCTGACGAGAAATAAATTGGCTTCGGAATGGTTTAATTGAGCAAAGCAGGAGAACTGCAAAAGTTAACCATAAAAGAGACTGCAGGATAACACCAGGCTCCCCAAATTTCAGCACAAGCAATGCAAATATGGCATAACTGATGGTCCACACCACCAAAGACGCTTGTTTGACCAGCAGTAAGAAAACCCCAGAAATCACCGCCAGTACAATTAGACTTTGCAACACTGTTTTCTCCTTTCAGTAATTGATCCTGATAATCATGCGTTAATGGAATGCCAACGGACAAAATTTTGAAGGTATTCCAGAGAGTTACATTAGTTCAGTATAGCATCCAAGACAGCAAAAATTTGCTCAGCAAGTTGAATAGGTGACTCCATGGGGAGCATATGAGTTCCTTTCATTTTAATGCTTTGAATATTATAGTGCTTTTTCATATAACGAATATCCATTCTGTCTACAACCGTGCTTCTGTCGGCATAAATAAGAACGGCAGGAACAGTTAATTTTCCCTCATACTCATGAAGCGTATGGGGTATGGTGCGAAAAATTAAGTATTCGATGTGGCGATCGAAACGAAGCACATAGCCATCATCCGTCTTCCTTAAACCATAGTCAATATAATCCTGCAGACATTCCGGGGCAAAGGTTTTAAATAACTCTCTTGTTTTTAAATAATTGATAATTTGCTCTTTATTTTGCCAATGTTCCCGTCGACTGCGTGTTCGGAAAGCCGGGGTGACCCGATCAATAATCCCAACGGCTTTAGCGAGTTTGACGACATTTGATTTGAAACGCCCCAGCAAAGGGGAATCAATCATAATCACCGTCTTAAATCGACAGGGTTCTTCAATTGCTGCTAATAGACTAAGGACACCACCTAAGGAGTGTCCAATTGCAATAACAGGTTGATTGGCCTGTGCTTTCACACTATCCAACACTTCATCGACCAGCAAATGCCAATTTTCAGTCACTGGAAATTGGGGATTATGCCCTATTCTGTCGATGTAACAGTAATCGTATCTATTGCCCAGTTGTTTAAGTAGCTGGGAGTAGCACAATGAAGGGAAACCATTTCCGTGGGCAAAA encodes the following:
- a CDS encoding acyl-CoA dehydrogenase — translated: MLQSLIVLAVISGVFLLLVKQASLVVWTISYAIFALLVLKFGEPGVILQSLLWLTFAVLLLCSIKPFRSQFISRQLFNKVRKALPSMSATEREALEAGTVSWEGDLFSGSPDFNKLLNAPTVSLTDEEQAFMDGPVNQLCRMIDDWDITHVRTDMPPEMWQFIKENGFLGMIIPKEYGGLEFSATAQFSILSRLYGRSITVGSTISVPNSLGPAELLLKYGTQEQKDYYLPRLANGREIPCFALTGPNAGSDAASIPDKGIVCRGEYNGQEVLGIRLNWNKRYITLCPVATVIGLAFRLFDPDNILGKGVDVGISCALIPADTPGVTKGRRHFPLNTGFLNGPTQGKDVFVPIDFLIGGADMAGSGWRMLMECLSAGRAISLPSSANGGAQAGALASGAYARVRKQFNQPIANFEGIEEPLARIAGNAYLINAGLTMTAAAIDHGAKPSVAGAILKYHSTERARRVGLDAMDIHGGKGICLGPNNYLGRSFQNTPIGITVEGANILTRSLIIFGQGAIRCHPYVYQELESVRTNDLSLFDKAFWGHVSFVFANFSKSLLFAFTNGYLIPVPKSKAKRYYQLVYRYSANLAFLSDFCMAFLGGELKRKEKLSARLGDVLSNLYLASAVLKRFHDEGEPAEDLILVGWCCRELLSECEVAIQGLIGNFPALWGRLFLRLLLQPFGPRHYKPADQLGKRVAHLLTTPNQSRARLTQVVFAEPLENCPLGRLEETFRKICAVEDLEKKLGRAVKEGSVMGLTMLEQIDEAEKSGIFTLEEASRLREAEKARQAVIAVDDFSDDELRRPVVEREGRERKKRATSSEGDLATEVV
- a CDS encoding alpha/beta fold hydrolase yields the protein MRELIHFAHGNGFPSLCYSQLLKQLGNRYDYCYIDRIGHNPQFPVTENWHLLVDEVLDSVKAQANQPVIAIGHSLGGVLSLLAAIEEPCRFKTVIMIDSPLLGRFKSNVVKLAKAVGIIDRVTPAFRTRSRREHWQNKEQIINYLKTRELFKTFAPECLQDYIDYGLRKTDDGYVLRFDRHIEYLIFRTIPHTLHEYEGKLTVPAVLIYADRSTVVDRMDIRYMKKHYNIQSIKMKGTHMLPMESPIQLAEQIFAVLDAILN